One segment of Nostoc piscinale CENA21 DNA contains the following:
- a CDS encoding chloride channel protein: MPLNPLPPNNQPQSWALTQLFGLTRRNPLMISRWVLRWVVVGTVSGLFAGLYWNILELLTHQLQKFQGLSLLIVMPLAGLIVGLVIHFLGNPGEIAVIVDNIHFRGGRLDGRKNPSMILASLVSIAAGGSAGPEAPLVQVTGSFGTWLGDRLKLEGEDLRSMSLAAMAAGFTALFGAPLGGAMFALEILHHQHIVEYYEALMPAIVSSCASYLVFTAITHLGIAPTWHFPQYRLENIDDFAFAILFGIIGAIAGWIFIWIFRTCDSVFHRISGLIYVRTTLAGLGIGSLATFLPITRYFGHEELETLLTTSFSGIFLLTLALGKMAAISMTVTGGWRGGFIIPLFFTGACIGKAVVVLMPGINPALAMICTMAAINAAVTRTPISTTLLLSKLTSFSPFTPILFASLVGFFLAPKVPLIAAQMKSQQEAIH; the protein is encoded by the coding sequence GTGCCATTAAATCCACTACCCCCAAACAATCAACCCCAAAGTTGGGCATTAACGCAACTGTTCGGACTGACAAGGCGTAATCCTTTGATGATTTCTCGCTGGGTGCTGCGTTGGGTGGTGGTAGGGACGGTTAGTGGTTTATTTGCAGGATTGTACTGGAATATTTTAGAACTGTTAACTCATCAGTTGCAAAAATTTCAGGGTTTAAGTTTGTTAATTGTGATGCCACTGGCTGGTTTAATTGTGGGGCTAGTGATTCATTTTTTAGGCAATCCTGGGGAAATTGCCGTGATTGTGGATAATATTCATTTTCGTGGTGGACGCTTGGATGGGCGAAAAAACCCCTCGATGATTCTAGCTTCTCTAGTTAGTATTGCGGCTGGTGGAAGTGCTGGCCCAGAAGCGCCATTGGTTCAGGTTACAGGTTCCTTTGGCACTTGGCTAGGAGATCGCCTGAAACTTGAAGGTGAAGATTTGCGATCGATGAGTTTGGCGGCGATGGCGGCTGGTTTTACGGCTTTGTTTGGCGCACCTCTGGGTGGGGCGATGTTTGCTTTAGAAATCTTGCATCATCAGCATATTGTGGAATACTACGAAGCCTTAATGCCGGCGATTGTTTCTAGTTGTGCTAGTTATTTGGTATTTACGGCGATTACTCATTTAGGAATTGCACCAACTTGGCATTTTCCCCAATATCGCCTGGAAAACATCGATGATTTTGCCTTTGCTATCTTATTTGGGATCATTGGGGCGATCGCAGGATGGATTTTCATCTGGATTTTTCGCACCTGCGACAGCGTTTTTCACCGTATTTCTGGTCTCATTTATGTACGCACTACATTAGCCGGATTGGGAATTGGTAGTTTAGCGACTTTTTTACCTATCACTCGTTATTTTGGCCATGAAGAGTTAGAAACTTTGCTGACAACTAGTTTTTCGGGGATTTTTCTGTTAACACTGGCTTTGGGTAAAATGGCGGCTATTAGTATGACAGTCACAGGTGGCTGGCGTGGTGGATTTATTATCCCCTTATTTTTCACTGGTGCTTGTATTGGTAAAGCCGTGGTAGTTTTGATGCCGGGGATTAATCCTGCTTTAGCAATGATTTGTACAATGGCGGCGATTAACGCAGCAGTAACACGTACACCCATCAGTACAACCTTATTGCTATCAAAACTCACTAGTTTCAGTCCATTTACACCGATTTTATTTGCTAGTTTGGTGGGCTTTTTTCTCGCTCCTAAAGTGCCTTTAATTGCGGCTCAGATGAAGTCACAGCAAGAAGCAATTCATTAA